One Brachyspira pilosicoli P43/6/78 genomic window carries:
- a CDS encoding BMP family lipoprotein, producing the protein MKKLLCLLFISVMILSCGSGGKGYELALITDVGTIDDRSFNQGAWEGLKKYAEEKKIAHKYYQPAEKSTDAYINAIDLAVAGKAKVIVTPGFLFEPAVYKAQDTHPDVKFILLDGAPQDGTYTDFRIESNVYSVFYAEEQAGFLAGYAIVKEGYTNLGVMAGMAVPAVIRFGYGFVQGAEYAAQELGLASGTIKMNYTYVGNFNPTPENQTLATSWYQSGVQVIFAPAGGAGNSAMAAAEQNNGLVIGVDVDQSAESKTVITSAVKMLGGSVYDAIDAYYNNNFPGGQSVVLDAKVNGIGLPMETSRFKNFTKDNYDAIYQQLVAGNIKLLKDTDADSVNKLPLNIVKVNFIQ; encoded by the coding sequence ATGAAAAAACTTTTATGTTTATTATTTATTTCTGTAATGATATTATCTTGCGGAAGCGGTGGTAAGGGGTATGAATTGGCTTTGATTACTGATGTTGGTACTATAGATGATAGGTCTTTCAATCAGGGAGCTTGGGAAGGTTTGAAGAAATATGCAGAAGAGAAAAAAATTGCTCATAAATATTATCAGCCTGCAGAAAAATCTACAGATGCTTATATAAATGCTATAGATTTAGCTGTTGCTGGTAAGGCTAAAGTTATAGTTACACCTGGATTTTTATTTGAGCCTGCTGTATATAAAGCACAAGATACTCACCCTGATGTAAAATTTATACTTTTAGATGGTGCTCCTCAAGATGGTACTTATACTGATTTTAGAATAGAAAGCAATGTTTATTCTGTATTTTATGCAGAAGAGCAAGCTGGTTTTTTAGCTGGTTATGCTATAGTAAAAGAAGGTTATACTAATTTAGGTGTTATGGCTGGTATGGCTGTGCCTGCTGTTATAAGATTTGGTTATGGTTTTGTACAAGGTGCAGAATATGCAGCTCAGGAATTAGGATTAGCTAGCGGAACTATTAAAATGAATTATACTTATGTTGGTAATTTTAATCCTACTCCAGAAAATCAAACACTTGCTACTTCTTGGTATCAAAGCGGTGTACAAGTAATATTTGCTCCTGCAGGCGGTGCTGGAAACTCTGCTATGGCTGCTGCTGAACAAAATAATGGTCTTGTTATAGGTGTTGATGTTGATCAGAGTGCTGAGTCTAAAACTGTTATTACTTCTGCTGTAAAAATGCTTGGTGGTTCTGTTTATGATGCTATAGATGCTTATTATAATAATAATTTCCCTGGCGGACAATCTGTTGTACTTGATGCTAAAGTTAATGGTATTGGTCTTCCTATGGAAACTTCAAGATTTAAAAACTTTACTAAAGATAATTATGATGCTATATATCAGCAATTAGTTGCTGGAAACATCAAACTTCTTAAAGATACTGATGCTGATTCTGTTAATAAGCTTCCTTTAAATATTGTTAAAGTTAATTTTATACAGTAA
- a CDS encoding MATE family efflux transporter gives MIDKKIDVFENYPVYKALITLALPTILGMLVNVFYNMVDTFFVGKTNDPNQVAAVSLTMPIYLVLMSFGSIYGIGGASYISRCLGSKNYDKAKKVSSFVFYASVVTGLVCMIVFFVFLENILKLSGASSNTYSFAKDYLLIVAIGAIFVVCQMSMGQVVRSEGASKEAMFGMMLGTVINIILDPIMILYMNMGVAGAALATIIGNACSFLYYTFYILKKSTFLSIKIKDFLISSDILSNVFSIGFPVFMNNVLISVANILINNFASRYNDNVVAGLGVSQRIFTLVLLVFIGLGQGVQPFIGYNFASKNYKRMNASIKLSCLVSFISGILFLVVAFIFSKDLIRIFIDNDEVIEYGSRFLIAAYSVAPFIGFQFIFMSTFQALGKALPSLVLSICRQGLAFVPAIYIGTKFFGIKGIIWSQPIADIVSILLSAIMYIYIYKKVKRKSIDVV, from the coding sequence ATGATTGATAAAAAAATTGATGTGTTTGAGAACTATCCTGTTTATAAGGCATTAATTACATTAGCACTCCCCACAATACTAGGAATGCTTGTGAATGTGTTTTATAATATGGTTGATACTTTTTTTGTAGGCAAAACAAATGACCCTAATCAGGTTGCTGCTGTTTCTTTAACTATGCCTATATATTTAGTGCTTATGTCTTTTGGTTCTATATATGGTATAGGAGGTGCTTCATATATATCCAGATGTTTGGGTTCTAAGAATTATGATAAAGCTAAGAAGGTTTCATCTTTTGTATTTTATGCAAGTGTTGTTACTGGTTTGGTATGTATGATAGTATTTTTTGTGTTTTTAGAAAATATATTAAAATTATCTGGAGCTAGTTCTAATACATATAGTTTTGCTAAGGATTATTTACTTATAGTTGCTATTGGTGCTATATTTGTGGTTTGTCAAATGTCTATGGGGCAGGTTGTGCGTTCTGAGGGAGCTTCTAAGGAGGCTATGTTTGGAATGATGCTTGGTACTGTAATAAATATTATACTTGACCCTATAATGATACTTTATATGAATATGGGAGTTGCGGGTGCTGCTTTGGCTACTATAATAGGAAATGCTTGTTCTTTTTTATATTATACTTTTTATATACTTAAAAAAAGCACTTTTCTTTCTATAAAGATAAAAGATTTTTTAATTAGCAGTGATATATTAAGCAATGTATTTTCTATTGGCTTTCCTGTGTTTATGAACAATGTGCTTATAAGTGTGGCAAATATTTTAATTAACAATTTTGCTTCTAGGTATAATGATAATGTTGTTGCTGGGCTTGGAGTATCTCAAAGGATATTTACGCTTGTACTATTAGTGTTTATAGGTTTGGGTCAAGGGGTACAGCCTTTTATAGGGTATAATTTTGCTTCAAAAAATTATAAGAGAATGAATGCATCTATAAAACTTTCTTGTTTGGTTAGTTTTATTTCTGGTATTTTATTTTTAGTCGTTGCTTTTATATTTTCTAAAGATTTAATTAGGATTTTTATAGATAATGATGAGGTTATAGAGTATGGTTCTAGGTTTTTAATAGCGGCTTATTCTGTAGCACCTTTTATAGGTTTTCAATTTATATTTATGTCTACATTTCAGGCATTAGGAAAAGCTTTGCCTTCTTTGGTGCTTTCTATATGCAGGCAAGGTTTGGCATTTGTTCCTGCTATATATATAGGCACTAAATTTTTTGGCATAAAAGGTATAATATGGTCGCAGCCTATAGCGGATATTGTATCTATATTATTGTCTGCTATAATGTATATTTATATATATAAAAAGGTTAAAAGAAAGTCTATAGACGTTGTATAA
- a CDS encoding nucleoside phosphorylase, with translation MEYREPKAFYDEEASNKGLLQYHIKLKKGDVARYVLLPGDPKRVEYIASFLDDVEFKADYREYVTVTGKYKNVPVSVTSTGIGGPSASIAMEELIKVGADTFIRVGTGGGLSLKVKPGDLAIAQAAIKDEGTSLEYIPFEYPAIANTDIVFALRDAAKSKNYNYHIGVVHSKDCFYGELEPENSFFRERFENNLKYYTLCGAIVSEMECAALFSCAAIRNVRAGGIMHVVENTMIERMGTHLNYSSNIDNMILTALEAIVLLEKRG, from the coding sequence ATGGAATATAGAGAGCCTAAAGCATTCTATGATGAGGAAGCTTCTAATAAGGGATTATTGCAGTATCATATAAAATTAAAGAAGGGTGATGTTGCAAGATATGTTTTGCTTCCAGGAGACCCTAAAAGAGTTGAGTATATAGCAAGCTTTTTAGATGATGTAGAGTTTAAAGCTGATTACAGAGAATATGTTACAGTTACTGGAAAATATAAAAATGTGCCTGTAAGTGTAACATCAACAGGTATAGGAGGTCCTTCTGCTTCTATAGCTATGGAAGAGCTTATAAAGGTGGGGGCTGATACTTTTATACGTGTTGGTACAGGCGGCGGACTTAGTTTAAAAGTAAAGCCTGGTGATTTAGCTATAGCTCAGGCTGCTATAAAAGATGAGGGTACTTCTTTAGAATATATACCTTTTGAATATCCTGCTATTGCTAATACTGATATAGTCTTTGCTTTGAGAGATGCGGCAAAATCAAAAAATTATAATTATCATATAGGTGTTGTTCATAGTAAAGATTGTTTTTATGGTGAATTAGAGCCTGAGAATTCTTTTTTTAGAGAGAGATTTGAAAATAATCTTAAATATTATACATTATGCGGAGCTATAGTTTCAGAGATGGAATGTGCAGCTCTTTTTTCTTGTGCGGCTATTAGAAATGTGAGGGCCGGCGGAATTATGCATGTTGTAGAAAACACTATGATAGAGAGAATGGGTACACATTTAAACTATTCTTCAAATATAGATAATATGATTTTAACTGCATTAGAAGCTATAGTATTATTAGAAAAGAGAGGGTAA
- a CDS encoding BMP family lipoprotein: MKKVLCLLIYIALFFISCMGEKKSNDFEIALLIDLGTIDDKSFNQGSWEGVQEYAQQNNVKYKYYKVPEKDIDSYLNTIELAAKGGAKLIVTPGYMFEPAIYKAQDIYTNINFILIDGVPQDGTYTDYKTANNTVSILYAEEEAGFLAGYAAVKEGYTNLGVMGGVAHPAVVRFGYGFVQGAEYAAKEMNLAKNSINIIYTYVGNYDATPENQTLATSWYRNGVEIIFAPAGGAAYSVMSAAEQNNGSVIGVDVDQSFESSSVITSSMKNIKGSVYDAVASYYNNSFAGGKNLILDAKVNGIGLPMDTSRFKKFTKENYDKIYNELIEGKIKILKDTDIDSPDKLPLNIVKINYVK; encoded by the coding sequence ATGAAAAAAGTTTTATGCTTATTAATTTATATAGCTCTATTTTTTATATCTTGCATGGGAGAAAAAAAATCTAATGATTTTGAGATAGCTCTTTTGATAGATTTAGGAACTATAGATGATAAATCTTTTAATCAAGGTTCTTGGGAAGGCGTACAAGAATATGCTCAGCAAAATAATGTAAAATATAAATACTATAAAGTTCCAGAGAAGGATATAGATTCTTATCTAAATACTATAGAGCTTGCTGCTAAAGGCGGAGCTAAATTGATTGTTACTCCAGGATATATGTTTGAACCTGCTATTTATAAGGCACAGGATATATACACTAACATTAATTTTATATTGATAGATGGAGTTCCTCAAGACGGTACTTATACTGATTATAAGACAGCTAATAACACAGTATCTATTTTGTATGCTGAGGAGGAGGCAGGATTTTTAGCTGGTTATGCTGCAGTTAAAGAAGGCTACACTAATTTAGGAGTTATGGGAGGAGTTGCTCACCCTGCTGTTGTTAGATTTGGATATGGTTTTGTACAGGGGGCAGAATATGCTGCTAAAGAAATGAATTTAGCTAAAAATAGTATAAATATAATATATACATATGTTGGAAATTATGATGCTACTCCAGAAAATCAAACGCTTGCTACTTCTTGGTATAGAAATGGGGTAGAGATAATATTTGCTCCTGCAGGCGGTGCTGCTTATTCTGTGATGAGTGCTGCTGAACAAAACAACGGCTCTGTTATAGGTGTTGATGTTGATCAAAGCTTTGAATCAAGTTCTGTTATTACTTCTTCTATGAAAAATATTAAGGGTTCTGTTTATGATGCTGTGGCTTCATATTATAATAATAGTTTTGCAGGCGGTAAAAATTTAATTTTAGATGCTAAAGTTAATGGTATAGGGCTTCCTATGGATACTTCAAGATTTAAGAAATTCACTAAAGAAAATTATGATAAAATATATAATGAACTAATAGAAGGCAAAATAAAAATATTAAAAGATACTGACATTGATAGCCCTGATAAATTGCCTTTGAATATAGTAAAAATAAATTATGTTAAATAA
- a CDS encoding nucleoside phosphorylase, translating into MSNTKNALPKPFFREDENLVHHLKLKKGDVGRYVIMPGDPKRCVKIAKRFDDAKLVADFREYVTYTGYINGVKVSTTSHGIGGPSTAIALEELIKVGADTFIRVGTCGGMNMNVLPGDVVIVSGAIKVGGTMRNYIPNEFPCVPNIDVLDAMINASKKINIKTHAGIVHCKDAFYAQHAPESMAVDKELLYKWESYIKAGCLASEMESAALFAVGASKGVRTGASMLVLHNQERIKNGINDPKNYTGEEAIDLVIESIKVLIDNDKK; encoded by the coding sequence ATGTCTAATACAAAAAACGCTTTGCCAAAACCTTTTTTTAGAGAAGATGAGAATTTAGTACATCATTTAAAATTAAAAAAAGGTGATGTTGGAAGATATGTTATAATGCCTGGAGACCCTAAAAGATGCGTAAAAATAGCAAAGAGGTTTGATGATGCTAAACTAGTAGCAGATTTTAGAGAATATGTTACTTATACTGGTTATATAAATGGAGTTAAGGTTTCTACTACTTCGCATGGTATAGGAGGACCTTCTACTGCTATAGCATTAGAGGAGCTTATAAAGGTGGGGGCAGACACTTTTATACGTGTTGGTACTTGCGGCGGAATGAATATGAATGTGCTTCCTGGAGATGTTGTAATAGTAAGCGGTGCTATAAAGGTTGGGGGCACTATGAGAAACTATATACCTAATGAGTTTCCTTGCGTACCAAATATAGATGTATTAGATGCTATGATTAATGCTTCAAAAAAAATTAATATAAAAACTCATGCGGGTATTGTTCATTGTAAAGATGCTTTTTATGCACAGCATGCTCCAGAGAGTATGGCCGTTGATAAAGAGCTTTTGTATAAATGGGAATCATATATAAAGGCTGGCTGTTTGGCTTCAGAGATGGAATCGGCTGCACTTTTTGCTGTTGGAGCTTCTAAGGGAGTGAGAACAGGTGCTTCTATGCTTGTGCTTCATAATCAAGAGAGAATAAAAAATGGTATAAACGACCCAAAAAATTATACAGGAGAAGAGGCTATAGATTTAGTGATAGAATCTATTAAAGTTTTGATAGATAATGATAAAAAATAA
- a CDS encoding RNA polymerase sigma factor, with protein sequence MMTKEKELLKDYELIEAHKNGDNEALDILLTRYKNYIFNISYRFMHNYEDAMDLTQDVLIRVYKAIGRYEERNYFKGWLYRIISNTAINMYSKAYRRESPYLEKLEVVDDKRYNTEKEYERVYLQEKIYTASSKLKGKQRDVFILRYYENYSYKEIADILNISSDSAKSNYSYALKKMKTLLEKERTLL encoded by the coding sequence ATGATGACAAAAGAAAAAGAATTATTAAAAGATTATGAATTAATAGAAGCCCACAAGAATGGGGATAATGAAGCTTTGGATATTTTACTTACTAGGTATAAAAATTATATCTTTAATATATCTTATCGCTTTATGCATAACTATGAAGATGCTATGGATTTAACTCAAGATGTTTTAATCCGTGTATATAAAGCTATAGGAAGATATGAAGAGAGAAACTATTTTAAAGGTTGGTTATACAGAATTATTAGCAATACTGCTATTAATATGTATTCTAAGGCTTATAGACGTGAATCTCCTTATCTTGAAAAATTAGAGGTTGTGGACGATAAGAGATATAATACCGAAAAAGAATATGAGAGAGTGTATTTGCAAGAGAAAATATACACAGCTTCTAGCAAATTGAAAGGAAAACAAAGAGATGTATTTATTTTGAGATATTATGAAAATTATTCTTATAAAGAGATAGCTGATATTTTAAATATATCTAGTGATTCTGCTAAGAGTAATTATTCTTATGCTCTCAAAAAAATGAAAACTTTGTTAGAAAAAGAAAGGACTCTTTTATGA
- the clpX gene encoding ATP-dependent Clp protease ATP-binding subunit ClpX, with translation MTRRLSNNINRVLGYDDETIINDEKTVNNNNDEIAILIDSIKKDLKKIHTFKQYNFNIERFINEFELNDDERFILYCLITYTIYGDSMSAISVRRILELITMDADIYINKYHYFDSKSRLMSSGILVLSHEPYSSIGLLEVSNTLITFVNSKIVFAFLEKESYDLILDITNKENYIDTKSKKKIIKDPRILTPKEIVSELNKTVIGQDDAKKALSVHAYLHCLRINGNKDIPFRSNILMIGPTGVGKTYLVKTLADILGLPFARADVTTLTETGYVGDDVEVVLYNLYKKANGDLDKAQHGIVFLDEVDKIAKADAHQSTTGNPSDKAVQEALLSMMNGEDIRVPEFGDRRMMHSSDGIVMNTKNILFIFGGAFVGLEDIIKMRLKGESSLGFGSNAVLNKLQKNKILSQVDVKDVEKYGMIPEFIGRIPIIVTLNELTKDNLKDILLKTKESPIIKYVDFFKSIGKKLILTDDAINYIVDKASTMNMGARSLKSIVETAMVNILFNLDGIKGNALTLTKKDIEKAFEEREVVISSDKDFVKKTNIGLKEDKTYMA, from the coding sequence ATGACAAGAAGACTTTCTAATAATATCAATAGAGTATTAGGTTATGATGATGAAACAATTATTAATGATGAAAAAACTGTAAATAACAATAATGATGAGATAGCTATATTAATAGATTCTATAAAAAAAGATTTAAAAAAGATACATACATTTAAACAATATAATTTTAATATAGAAAGATTTATAAATGAGTTTGAATTAAATGATGATGAAAGATTTATTTTATATTGTTTAATTACTTATACGATTTATGGGGATTCTATGTCTGCCATATCTGTAAGAAGAATATTAGAACTCATCACAATGGATGCAGATATTTATATTAACAAGTATCATTATTTCGATAGTAAAAGCAGATTAATGTCAAGCGGCATACTTGTTTTATCTCATGAGCCTTATTCAAGTATTGGTCTTTTAGAGGTATCTAATACTTTAATTACATTTGTTAATTCAAAGATAGTTTTTGCTTTTTTAGAAAAAGAAAGCTATGATTTAATATTAGATATTACAAACAAAGAAAATTATATAGATACAAAATCTAAAAAGAAGATTATAAAAGATCCAAGAATATTAACACCAAAAGAGATAGTTTCCGAGCTTAACAAAACAGTAATAGGTCAAGATGATGCTAAAAAGGCATTATCAGTTCATGCTTATTTACATTGTTTAAGAATAAATGGAAATAAAGATATACCATTTAGGTCAAATATTCTTATGATAGGACCTACTGGTGTTGGTAAAACATATTTAGTAAAAACATTAGCAGATATTTTAGGTCTTCCATTTGCACGTGCAGATGTTACTACGCTTACTGAAACTGGTTATGTTGGAGATGATGTTGAGGTTGTTTTGTATAATCTTTATAAGAAGGCTAATGGCGATTTAGATAAAGCTCAGCATGGTATAGTATTTTTAGATGAGGTAGATAAGATAGCAAAAGCTGATGCACATCAATCTACCACAGGCAACCCTTCGGACAAGGCTGTTCAGGAGGCTTTGCTTTCTATGATGAATGGAGAGGATATTAGAGTGCCTGAGTTTGGCGACAGAAGAATGATGCATTCTAGTGACGGCATTGTTATGAACACTAAGAATATTTTATTTATTTTCGGCGGTGCTTTTGTGGGGCTTGAAGATATTATAAAGATGCGTCTTAAAGGTGAGAGCAGTTTGGGTTTTGGTTCTAATGCGGTTTTAAATAAACTTCAAAAGAATAAAATACTTAGTCAGGTTGATGTGAAAGATGTAGAGAAATATGGTATGATACCAGAGTTTATAGGAAGAATACCAATAATTGTTACTCTAAATGAGCTTACTAAAGATAATCTTAAAGATATATTGCTAAAAACTAAAGAATCACCTATAATAAAATATGTAGATTTCTTTAAAAGCATAGGAAAGAAGCTAATATTAACAGATGATGCTATAAATTATATAGTGGATAAAGCTTCTACTATGAATATGGGAGCAAGGTCATTAAAAAGTATAGTTGAAACTGCTATGGTTAATATACTTTTTAATTTAGATGGTATAAAGGGTAATGCTTTAACTCTAACTAAAAAAGATATAGAGAAAGCATTTGAAGAGAGGGAGGTAGTAATTTCAAGCGATAAAGATTTTGTTAAAAAAACTAATATTGGTTTAAAAGAAGATAAAACTTATATGGCTTGA
- the deoC gene encoding deoxyribose-phosphate aldolase: MENLNQFIDHTILRADATIDDIRKLCIEAKEHNFYSVCVNSAYVNVAYNFLLHSNVKVCSVVGFPLGAMIKEAKAYETKFAIDSGANEIDMVANIGFLKSKKIDLFERDIKKVRDACHVGVLKVIIETCLLTDEEKVLACKIAKEFGADFVKTSTGFSTGGATEHDVELMRKTVGDKVGVKASGGIKTYEDAIKMINAGANRIGTSNGVAIMKSLK, encoded by the coding sequence ATGGAAAATCTAAATCAATTTATAGATCATACTATATTAAGAGCAGATGCTACAATAGATGATATAAGGAAATTATGTATAGAAGCTAAGGAGCATAATTTTTATTCGGTATGTGTTAATTCTGCTTATGTTAATGTTGCGTACAATTTTCTTTTACATTCAAATGTTAAGGTTTGTTCAGTTGTAGGGTTCCCTCTTGGAGCTATGATTAAAGAGGCTAAGGCTTATGAAACAAAATTTGCTATTGACAGCGGTGCTAATGAAATAGATATGGTAGCAAATATTGGTTTTTTAAAAAGCAAAAAGATAGATTTATTTGAAAGAGATATTAAAAAAGTAAGAGATGCTTGTCATGTTGGAGTACTTAAAGTAATTATAGAAACTTGCCTTTTAACAGATGAAGAGAAGGTGTTAGCTTGTAAGATAGCTAAAGAGTTTGGAGCAGATTTTGTTAAGACTTCCACTGGTTTTTCTACAGGAGGAGCTACAGAGCATGACGTTGAGCTTATGAGAAAAACAGTCGGTGATAAAGTGGGAGTTAAAGCTTCCGGCGGAATCAAAACTTATGAAGATGCTATAAAAATGATAAATGCTGGTGCTAATAGAATAGGTACTAGTAATGGTGTAGCTATAATGAAGTCTTTAAAGTAA
- a CDS encoding ATP-dependent Clp protease ATP-binding subunit: MSYPFRLTNKAIRILDLHSVEEAKRLNHDMLTPEHVLLGIFHETDSIVVNVLNKLKIDIEKIKFDIESSMVKSTSNTKLFGKIPPSPRIQHLISRAAEEAKSLGDNCISTEHLLLGILKEENGIAYNVLTSYNLDLKTLRHEMMRIRGKSGSSSNISESSSSTIQEDNTARTPTLDKFARDLTKMAREKALDRVIGRENEVMRVVQILSRRKKNNPILLGEPGVGKTAIVEGLAEKIVSTDVPDILLKKRVLSLDLSSVVAGTKYRGEFEERIKNIVMEIKKVGNIIIFIDELHTLIGAGGAEGALDAANMLKPALSRGEIQCIGATTINEYKKYIEKDGALVRRFQPINVEEPSIEDTIEILNGIKSKYEEHHKVKYTDGAIYASAVLSKRYIFERHLPDKAIDLIDEAGSRARLMNMVRPQELKDLENKIKELNQEKETVVKNQNFEEAVKLRDAIKSLQEELDKKEAEWRSERDKTETIINEDDIRHVISEITNIPVKRLLDSESKRLIGMEDELHSKIVGQKEAISSISKAIRRARAGLKSTKKPLGSFIFLGPTGVGKTALAKVLSEFMFGDSDALIRIDMSEFMEKFAVSRLIGAPPGYVGYEEGGGLTEKVRRKPYSLILFDEIEKAHPDITNILLQVLEEGQLTDNFGRKVDFSNTIIIITSNLGARDIVKGTSLGFNAIGSEKDINDMKNFAMEELKQNFNPEFLNRIDDIIVFHTLTKEDLKDIIEIMLRELNEAIKDRNIFISLTDDAKNYIIDKGFDKKYGARSLRRAIQKEVEDYISTEILFGHIEEGDNINVDSDGQSLLFNVEKVKTYRENEVEELSKS, encoded by the coding sequence ATGTCTTATCCATTTCGTCTTACTAATAAAGCTATAAGAATATTAGACTTACACTCTGTGGAAGAAGCTAAGAGATTAAATCATGATATGCTTACTCCAGAGCATGTTTTATTAGGAATATTTCATGAAACTGATTCAATAGTTGTGAATGTTTTAAATAAATTAAAAATAGATATAGAAAAAATTAAATTTGATATAGAATCTTCTATGGTAAAATCTACAAGCAACACTAAATTGTTTGGTAAGATACCTCCATCACCACGCATTCAGCATTTAATAAGCAGAGCGGCAGAAGAGGCTAAATCATTAGGAGATAATTGCATAAGCACAGAACATTTACTTCTTGGTATTTTAAAAGAGGAAAATGGAATAGCATATAATGTACTTACTAGCTATAATTTAGATTTAAAAACATTAAGACATGAGATGATGAGAATTAGAGGTAAATCTGGTTCTTCATCAAATATTTCTGAATCTTCTTCTAGCACTATTCAAGAAGATAACACAGCAAGAACTCCTACTTTAGATAAGTTTGCCCGTGATTTAACTAAAATGGCTAGAGAAAAGGCTTTAGATAGAGTGATAGGCAGAGAAAACGAGGTAATGAGAGTTGTACAGATACTTTCAAGGAGAAAGAAAAATAACCCTATACTATTAGGAGAGCCTGGTGTTGGTAAGACTGCTATAGTTGAGGGGTTGGCTGAAAAGATTGTTTCTACTGATGTGCCTGATATATTATTAAAAAAGAGAGTTTTGAGTTTAGATTTATCTTCTGTTGTTGCTGGTACTAAATATAGAGGTGAGTTTGAAGAGAGAATAAAAAACATAGTAATGGAGATAAAGAAAGTTGGCAATATTATAATATTTATAGATGAGCTTCATACTTTAATTGGAGCAGGAGGAGCAGAGGGAGCTTTAGATGCTGCTAATATGCTTAAGCCTGCACTTTCACGCGGAGAGATTCAATGTATTGGTGCAACTACAATTAATGAATATAAAAAATATATAGAAAAAGATGGTGCTTTGGTGAGAAGATTTCAGCCTATAAATGTTGAAGAGCCTTCTATTGAAGATACTATAGAAATATTAAATGGAATAAAATCTAAATATGAAGAGCATCATAAAGTAAAATATACTGATGGGGCTATTTATGCTTCTGCTGTATTAAGTAAAAGATATATATTTGAAAGACATTTACCAGATAAGGCTATAGATTTAATTGATGAGGCAGGTTCGAGAGCAAGACTTATGAATATGGTAAGACCTCAGGAATTAAAAGATTTAGAAAATAAAATAAAAGAGCTTAATCAAGAAAAAGAGACTGTTGTAAAAAATCAGAATTTTGAAGAGGCTGTTAAATTAAGAGATGCTATAAAATCTTTACAAGAGGAATTGGATAAAAAAGAAGCTGAGTGGAGAAGCGAAAGAGACAAAACAGAAACAATTATTAATGAAGATGATATAAGACATGTAATATCAGAAATTACAAATATACCAGTAAAAAGATTATTAGATTCTGAGAGTAAAAGACTTATTGGTATGGAAGATGAACTTCACAGTAAGATAGTAGGTCAGAAAGAGGCTATATCATCTATATCAAAAGCTATAAGAAGAGCAAGAGCCGGATTAAAAAGTACTAAAAAACCGCTTGGAAGTTTTATATTTTTAGGTCCTACTGGTGTTGGTAAGACGGCTTTAGCTAAAGTACTTTCAGAGTTTATGTTTGGAGATAGTGATGCTCTTATAAGAATAGATATGAGTGAGTTTATGGAGAAGTTTGCAGTAAGCAGACTTATTGGAGCTCCTCCTGGATATGTTGGATATGAAGAGGGAGGCGGACTTACAGAGAAGGTGAGAAGAAAACCTTATTCTTTAATACTTTTTGATGAAATAGAAAAAGCTCACCCCGACATCACAAACATACTTTTACAGGTGCTTGAAGAGGGGCAGCTTACAGATAACTTTGGAAGAAAGGTTGATTTCTCTAATACTATAATTATTATAACAAGCAACTTGGGTGCAAGAGATATTGTTAAAGGAACTTCTTTAGGTTTTAATGCCATTGGAAGTGAAAAAGATATTAATGACATGAAAAACTTTGCTATGGAAGAATTGAAGCAGAATTTCAATCCAGAGTTTTTAAACAGAATAGATGATATTATAGTATTCCATACTCTTACAAAAGAAGATTTGAAAGATATTATAGAGATTATGCTTAGAGAGTTGAATGAAGCTATAAAAGATAGAAATATTTTTATAAGTTTAACTGATGATGCAAAAAATTATATAATAGATAAAGGCTTTGACAAGAAATATGGTGCAAGAAGTTTAAGACGTGCTATACAAAAAGAGGTTGAAGATTATATTAGTACGGAGATACTTTTCGGGCATATTGAAGAGGGCGATAATATAAATGTTGATTCTGATGGGCAGTCGCTGCTATTTAATGTTGAAAAGGTAAAGACCTACAGAGAAAATGAGGTAGAAGAGTTATCTAAGAGTTGA